In one Lolium rigidum isolate FL_2022 chromosome 3, APGP_CSIRO_Lrig_0.1, whole genome shotgun sequence genomic region, the following are encoded:
- the LOC124695640 gene encoding uncharacterized protein LOC124695640, which translates to MFGLDTVELNMPRARRAQELQEDAEARDTWQVASSRAQVSLSGKKETETEMYMSEEVFWTGDAFGVSGPETKSSPVGTKENLRFCTPSAPLPRPQDVYHIVVDNTNKPFKHALLDKSPDGGASPTHPLEKLPVEQLFDRRVPQSPPLKPPELSDTPFTFIQDRKTLNKLVRKLKNATEFAVNVEYNHFRSFQGLTCLMQISTRTEDFIVDTLKLRKYLGERLREAFQDPTKKKVMYGTTRDIMWLQRDFGIYICNLFDIGQASRILQMGHVSLEYLLLSFCGVIAKKRCQRADWRQRPLPDRMTKCAREVTHYLLYIYDLMRLRLMNESSGENDLLLEVCKCSNEICLQLYEKEPPTDKSYLHIHGLKDNELSARQLAVFAGLYQWRDSVARIEDESTAYILPNKTLLEIAKQIPVTARRFKRTVEAKNKFLDHHLGHVITIIRNAVANSDSFENIAEQLKKERLEELMVADTKSSSEDTETITAVDADNNESNSHSSDEPALVPGFSSEQGHVPKAPFFTLIVDGSLDCSAICGTLKKVLKWMGFDQLTMVIMYKIIPFMKSCPEELRPKLVHEILEPVFHYLHTKLYKSWCALLHDGAVEVPDKIADIFSSKEEANKLGSSLIIQLTHAASELLAVIACPQLYGSSEFLCSKSLVGYVLCHDVLRLQVLSLIYYIFGAWNVDEAKMTLVPLCYKVIEVATATRHDAIISFVKDMIPHLIQWLAFESSLEGTQPGDVIIKDLCYQAFRCVHCPNQDLSCEEKPKDRIYEVFQSWLEQTKLVVGSRKKPMHELEEFVWIWEVEEEFSKYIPGYIDMLHQVNEMDDCLERDSSSPRVLFEKLDPKFVSKYAIGSPSHDYLWAMSAMVKRKMSAMHWQRRNDKMFQFLCLLIDFKPYIQHSSYDDSVVELVEESKAYPDLAEFLRADALEVFCAILFLWEPQFHPMIRKEHKDVLKKILHHVTSLENITFLKPLLPDVRDFPVRLRPYAKNYIDNRNKEYIVAKEQARLHEQFDAHLASGVLDHYLSKGDAGSHGDALKAVLNDSRQFSALDHDLIKLSFERRAELLGRRDQLHLFYKCFQRVTRDAQLRIEVQSLIDQLGRQDFFCIDDDAIDWDQKCCSELVDKFNKQVFTGSDLPKYYVIRGIMDYRAMSRMKDGSCSWCDVFQKVVGKPYDRWIQNIPSFWMDTRYYKHQYYDIIQQPLQKIWKKEE; encoded by the exons ATGTTTGGGCTCGACACGGTAGAGCTCAATATGCCAAGAGCTCGCAGAGCTCAGGAGTTACAGGAGGATGCGGAAGCGCGGGACACATGGCAGGTTGCTTCCAGCAGAGCTCAGGTCTCTCTTTCCGGCAAGAAGGAGACGGAGACGGAGATGTATATGTCAGAGGAAGTATTCTGGACAGGTGATGCCTTTGGGGTTTCTGGCCCCGAGACAAAGAGTTCCCCCGTGGGGACAAAGGAAAACTTGCGCTTCTGCACCCCCAGCGCTCCTCTTCCACGACCGCAGGATGTGTACCACATTGTGGTGGACAACACGAACAAGCCATTCAAGCATGCATTGCTTGACAAGAGCCCTGATGGTGGTGCCAGTCCCACACACCCACTT GAAAAACTCCCTGTGGAGCAACTATTTGACAGGCGTGTTCCTCAAAGCCCGCCGTTAAAACCACCTGAGTTGAGTGACACTCCTTTTACATTCATTCAAGACCGGAAAACCTTGAACAAGCTGGTGAGGAAGCTGAAGAACGCAACTGAGTTTGCT GTCAATGTGGAATACAACCACTTTAGGTCTTTTCAGGGTCTCACCTGCCTAATGCAGATTTCAACTAGAACTGAGGACTTTATTGTGGACACTCTTAAGCTCCGCAAATATCTTGGTGAGAGGTTAAGAGAAGCTTTTCAAGATCCAACTAAGAAAAAG GTAATGTACGGGACCACTCGTGATATTATGTGGCTTCAACGTGATTTTGGGATATATATATGCAACCTTTTTGACATAGGACAG GCTTCAAGAATCTTACAGATGGGCCATGTTAGCCTGGAGtatcttttgcttagtttctgcggAGTGATAGCAAAAAAAAG ATGTCAGCGTGCAGATTGGAGGCAGAGGCCACTTCCTGATAGAATGACCAA GTGTGCTAGAGAAGTTACACACTATCTGCTGTACATATATGACTTAATGCGTTTGAGGTTGATGAATGAGTCTTCAGGTGAAAATGATCTTCTTTTGGAG GTTTGCAAGTGTAGCAATGAAATCTGCTTGCAACTATACGAGAAGGAGCCACCGACTGATAAATCATACCTTCACATACATGG GCTGAAAGATAATGAATTGAGCGCAAGGCAGCTTGCAGTTTTCGCT GGCCTGTATCAATGGAGAGATAGTGTTGCTCGTATTGAGGATGAGAGCACTGCTTATATATTACCCAACAAGACTCTACTTGAGATAG CGAAGCAGATTCCTGTGACCGCTAGGAGGTTTAAAAGAACTGTGGAAGCAAAAAATAAATTTCTTGATCACCATCTCGGCCATGTCATTACTATCATCAGAAATGCTGTTGCTAATTCTGATTCTTTTGAAAATATAGCCGAGCAACTAAAGAAAGAAAGGCTGGAGGAG TTAATGGTGGCAGATACAAAGAGCAGTAGTGAAGACACGGAAACAATTACTGCTGTTGATGCTGATAATAATGAAAGTAATTCTCATTCGAGTGATGAACCTGCTTTAGTTCCAGGATTTTCAAGCGAGCAG GGACATGTACCAAAAGCTCCCTTCTTTACTCTTATAGTTGATGGGTCCTTAGATTGTTCAGCCATATGTGGCACTCTCAAGAAGGTTCTAAAGTGGATGGGATTTGATCAGCTGACTATGGTCATCATGTATAAAATTATTCCATTTATGAAAAGTTGTCCTGAAGAGCTTCGGCCAAAGTTGGTACATGAAATACTAGAGCCAGTCTTTCACTATCTTCACACCAAGCTTTATAAGTCATGGTGTGCACTTTTGCACGATGGTGCAGTGGAAGTTCCTGATAAAATTGCTGACATTTTCTCATCGAAGGAAGAAGCTAATAAATTAGGATCGAGTCTTATTATTCAGTTGACCCATGCAGCATCAGAATTGCTCGCTGTAATAGCATGTCCACAGTTATATGGATCTTCAGAGTTTCTTTGTTCaaaatctcttgtggg GTATGTTCTATGCCATGATGTCCTTAGGCTTCAAGTGCTGAGTTTAATTTACTACATCTTTGGAGCATGGAATGTTGATGAAGCAAAGATGACATTGGTTCCACTTTGTTACAAAGTCATAGAAGTTGCTACTGCTACACGTCATGATGCCATTATATCTTTTGTTAAAGATATGATTCCTCATCTAATTCAGTGGTTAGCTTTTGAGTCAAGTTTGGAGGGCACTCAACCTGGTGATGTGATAATTAAAGATCTTTGTTATCAGGCATTTCGCTGTGTTCATTGTCCAAATCAG GATTTATCGTGTGAAGAAAAACCCAAGGACAGGATTTACGAAGTCTTTCAAAGTTGGCTCGAACAGACAAAGTTGGTTGTTGGCAGTAGAAAAAAACCAATGCATGAACTGGAAGAATTTGTGTGGATATGGGAG GTTGAAGAAGAATTTAGTAAATATATTCCAGGTTATATCGACATGTTGCATCAAGTGAATGAAATGGATGACTGCTTGGAG CGCGATTCTTCTTCACCGCGGGTTCTCTTTGAGAAATTAGATCCTAAATTTGTATCCAAATATGCTATTGGTAGCCCTTCTCATGATTACCTCTGGGCcatgtccgctatggtgaag CGCAAAATGTCTGCGATGCATTGGCAGAGACGGAATGATAAAATGTTCCAATTTTTGTGTTTACTCATTGATTTTAAACCTTATATTCAG CACTCAAGTTATGATGACAGTGTAGTGGAACTTGTGGAAGAGTCAAAGGCTTATCCTGATCTTGCTGAATTTCTTAGGGCTGATGCTCTTGAG GTTTTCTGTGCAATACTGTTTTTGTGGGAGCCTCAGTTCCATCCTATGATACGTAAG GAACACAAAGATGTGCTCAAGAAAATACTTCATCACGTGACTTCTCTGGAAAACATAACTTTTCTGAAG CCGTTGCTACCAGATGTAAGAGATTTTCCGGTGCGTTTGCGACCTTACGCAAAAAATTATATTGATAACAGGAACAAAGAG TATATTGTCgcgaaagaacaagcaagattgcATGAACAATTTGATGCACATTTGGCTTCAGGTGTGTTAGATCATTATCTCAGCAAG GGTGATGCAGGTTCACACGGTGATGCACTGAAGGCTGTTCTTAATGATAGTAGACAGTTTTCAGCTCTGGATCATGATCTCATTAAGTTGTCTTTTGAG CGAAGAGCTGAGCTTCTGGGCAGGCGAGATCAATTACATTTATTTTACAAATGTTTTCAACGTGTTACTAGGGATGCACAG CTAAGAATTGAAGTTCAAAGTTTGATTGATCAGCTGGGCCGTCAAGACTTTTTCTGCATTGACGATGATGCTATTGATTGG GACCAGAAATGCTGTTCAGAACTTGTGGACAAATTCAACAAGCAAGTCTTCACTGGGtctgatcttccaaaatattatGTTATTCGTGGAATTATG GATTATCGAgcaatgtcacgcatgaaggatgGCTCATGTTCATGGTGCGATGTTTTTCAGAAG GTTGTTGGTAAACCATATGATAGGTGGATACAAAACATTCCCTCG TTTTGGATGGACACAAGATACTATAAGCACCAGTATTATGACATCATTCAACAACCATTGCAAAAG ATATGGAAGAAGGAAGAGTAG